A genomic window from Terrisporobacter glycolicus ATCC 14880 = DSM 1288 includes:
- a CDS encoding prepilin-type N-terminal cleavage/methylation domain-containing protein, with translation MFKLKNKKKRRGFTLIEMVIVITIIGILSSIAVTKYSKVQENAKKNADYATAANLATAAMISVSDGNTSVQPNNLQSDGYIQFVPAAKSVKGGSFDVTAQGDSVTVKIGTETFYPKPNETNTN, from the coding sequence ATGTTTAAATTAAAGAATAAAAAGAAAAGAAGGGGATTTACCCTGATTGAAATGGTGATAGTTATTACTATAATAGGAATTTTATCTAGTATTGCAGTAACAAAATATTCAAAAGTGCAAGAGAATGCAAAGAAAAATGCTGATTATGCTACAGCTGCCAATTTAGCAACAGCAGCAATGATATCTGTAAGTGATGGAAATACATCAGTCCAACCAAACAACTTACAAAGTGATGGATACATTCAATTTGTACCAGCTGCAAAATCAGTAAAAGGCGGCTCATTTGATGTAACGGCACAAGGAGATTCTGTAACAGTTAAGATAGGTACTGAAACATTTTATCCAAAGCCTAATGAAACTAACACAAATTAG
- a CDS encoding YecA family protein → MIGRNELCPCGSGKKYKKCCLQKNQLVEFTRNKILYAKGLYKNMENKIYEYSKTSSFYSDREECSKKFYISQKINSTIDKLYNRYFMYDYRNNEGNTITKMFIDDNKLTLSKNQRNLLSAMVKANISIFKIEDIGITKSIIRDYFNDNKIVVEDVDAFKNLNVGESIIGRTVNVQGMNILVDECIKISDKNLKIMLDNIKELYKSNSKKTKSIKEFVIYNSELIYKFGQQILLNNKSPISNPLNTQVKNEIESKESNNSDIYIYDALIHNMEEKYLQKGLDLWKEFIKSNKSIKGSENGWAAAIEYYIKKDAGEIITQAQVSEKYEISPRTLGKRYKELRAS, encoded by the coding sequence TTGATAGGTAGAAATGAACTATGTCCTTGTGGTAGTGGAAAAAAATATAAAAAATGCTGTTTACAAAAAAATCAGTTAGTAGAGTTTACAAGAAACAAAATATTATATGCAAAAGGCTTGTATAAAAATATGGAAAATAAAATATATGAATATTCTAAGACATCAAGTTTCTACAGTGATAGAGAAGAGTGTTCCAAGAAATTTTATATTTCACAAAAAATTAACTCTACAATAGACAAGCTATATAATAGATATTTCATGTATGATTATAGAAACAATGAGGGAAACACTATAACTAAAATGTTTATAGACGATAATAAACTAACTTTAAGTAAAAATCAAAGAAATTTATTATCAGCAATGGTTAAAGCCAATATAAGCATATTTAAGATTGAAGATATAGGAATTACAAAATCAATAATTAGAGACTATTTTAATGATAATAAAATAGTAGTGGAAGATGTTGATGCTTTTAAAAATTTAAATGTTGGCGAAAGTATAATAGGAAGAACGGTAAATGTTCAAGGAATGAATATATTAGTTGATGAATGTATAAAGATATCAGATAAAAACCTAAAAATTATGCTTGATAATATTAAGGAATTATACAAGTCTAACAGTAAAAAAACAAAGAGTATAAAAGAATTTGTAATTTATAATAGTGAATTAATTTATAAATTTGGACAACAAATACTACTAAATAATAAATCACCTATTTCAAACCCATTAAATACTCAAGTTAAAAATGAAATAGAAAGTAAAGAGAGTAACAATTCAGATATATACATATATGATGCATTAATACATAACATGGAAGAAAAATATCTACAAAAAGGATTAGATTTATGGAAAGAGTTTATTAAATCTAATAAATCTATAAAAGGTAGCGAAAATGGATGGGCTGCTGCAATAGAATATTATATAAAAAAGGATGCAGGCGAAATTATAACTCAAGCTCAAGTATCTGAAAAATATGAAATAAGCCCTCGTACACTAGGTAAAAGATATAAAGAATTAAGAGCATCATAA
- a CDS encoding NAD(P)/FAD-dependent oxidoreductase — translation MLRVSNIKISISDDKSKILKLVMNKLKIKENEIIEYHIFKESIDARKKGKIDFVYTVDVNVKNEEKLLKRVLKDVVEVKQPSYIDIKHGSNKINHRPIVVGSGPAGLFASLLLAQRGYNPLLLERGLDVDERTKDINNFWNSRVFKNNSNVQFGEGGAGTFSDGKLTTRIKDIRCRKVLEELVNFGSPDEILYSHKPHVGTDILKNVVKNIREEIKRLGGEVRFNTKVTDIEVENDSIKAVIVNNKERIECDHIIFAVGHSARDSYEMLHSKGVKIIQKPFAIGARIEHPQVLINKSQYKEFYDHPRLGAADYRLIEHTSNGRTAYSFCMCPGGTVIASASNEFEVVTNGMSEHARDKVNANSAFLVNVTPEDFGSTNPLAGIEFQRKYEKLAYELGGNNYNAPMQLVGDFLNDKITTDIGKVEPSYKPGVTGTDLRECLPEFVTSTMKEALVSLDKKLNGFAMHDAVLTGVETRSSAPVRIVRDEETLQSVSTKNLYPCGEGAGYAGGIVTAAVDGIKCAEKIIGKYCPIVK, via the coding sequence ATGTTAAGAGTATCGAATATAAAAATTAGTATTAGTGATGATAAATCGAAAATACTAAAGTTAGTAATGAATAAATTAAAAATAAAAGAAAATGAGATAATTGAATATCATATTTTTAAAGAATCCATAGATGCAAGAAAAAAGGGAAAAATAGATTTTGTATACACTGTAGATGTAAATGTTAAAAATGAAGAAAAACTATTAAAAAGAGTATTAAAAGATGTAGTTGAAGTAAAACAGCCTAGTTATATAGATATTAAGCATGGAAGCAATAAAATAAATCATAGGCCGATTGTTGTGGGCAGCGGACCGGCAGGCTTATTTGCATCTTTACTTCTAGCACAAAGAGGATACAATCCACTATTGCTTGAAAGAGGATTAGATGTTGATGAAAGAACAAAAGATATTAATAACTTTTGGAATAGTAGAGTTTTTAAAAATAATTCAAATGTACAATTTGGAGAAGGTGGAGCTGGAACATTCTCAGATGGTAAACTTACAACAAGAATAAAAGATATAAGATGTAGAAAGGTTCTAGAGGAACTTGTAAACTTTGGATCGCCTGACGAAATATTGTATTCTCATAAGCCTCATGTGGGAACTGACATACTTAAAAATGTGGTGAAAAATATAAGAGAAGAAATAAAAAGATTAGGCGGAGAAGTAAGGTTTAACACCAAAGTTACAGATATAGAAGTAGAAAATGATAGCATAAAAGCTGTAATAGTGAATAATAAAGAAAGAATAGAATGTGACCATATAATTTTTGCCGTAGGTCATAGTGCGAGAGATTCTTATGAAATGTTACATAGCAAAGGTGTAAAAATAATTCAAAAACCATTTGCTATCGGAGCAAGAATAGAACATCCACAAGTATTAATAAATAAATCTCAATATAAGGAATTCTACGATCATCCAAGACTTGGAGCGGCGGATTATAGATTAATTGAGCATACATCTAATGGAAGAACAGCATATTCATTCTGTATGTGCCCAGGAGGAACTGTAATAGCTTCTGCATCAAATGAATTTGAAGTAGTAACAAATGGCATGAGTGAGCATGCTAGAGATAAGGTAAATGCAAATAGCGCTTTCTTAGTTAATGTTACTCCAGAAGACTTTGGAAGTACTAATCCTTTGGCAGGGATTGAATTCCAAAGAAAATATGAAAAACTTGCTTATGAATTAGGTGGAAATAATTATAATGCACCAATGCAATTAGTTGGAGATTTTTTAAATGACAAGATAACAACAGATATAGGAAAGGTTGAACCTTCGTACAAACCAGGTGTAACAGGTACTGATTTAAGAGAATGTTTACCAGAGTTTGTAACATCAACTATGAAAGAAGCATTAGTATCTCTTGATAAGAAACTAAATGGGTTTGCTATGCATGACGCAGTATTAACAGGTGTAGAAACAAGGTCATCAGCACCAGTTAGAATAGTAAGAGATGAAGAAACATTACAATCAGTAAGTACAAAAAATTTATATCCCTGTGGTGAAGGTGCGGGTTACGCAGGAGGAATAGTTACAGCCGCTGTTGATGGTATAAAATGTGCAGAGAAAATAATTGGAAAGTATTGCCCTATTGTTAAATAA
- a CDS encoding Na/Pi cotransporter family protein produces the protein MEIIIGIMGGLGLFLFGMNLMGEALEKAAGSKLKKIIELLTSNIFMGVLVGTLVTAVIQSSSATTVMVVGFVNAGIMTLPQAVGVIMGANIGTTVTAQLVSIDMNGLAPVALGIGIILYLFGGKPKTKHIAEVLIGFGILFTGMDFMKEAVKPLSEYSGFTSALLTFGKYPILGLLLGFGITAIIQSSSASMGMLVVLASQGLIPLNSALPILYGQNIGTCVTSLLSSIGASISAKRAALIHLIFNILGTALFLIFLNKLVVSAVTYMDPNNVARQIANVHTIFNIASTLILLPFNKFIIKLATRLVPDNHTEDDDVKVVKFIDDRMIETPSIALVNVEKETLRMGEKSKQSLDCAMKSVLEKSEKDISITLRKEKRINELQKMILNYLLKLSKAPLNEESREVIDSLFNTVNDIERIGDHAENIAELAQNSITNDVTFSDHARNELNDMYNKVLSTYTYALESMRTSDVDLACKVIKMEEQVDIMEKSCRINHMRRLNNNMCSIDNGIIYLEVIANLERVSDHAVNIAQQVIAQSVNEK, from the coding sequence TTGGAAATAATCATAGGTATTATGGGTGGATTGGGACTATTCCTATTTGGAATGAATCTTATGGGAGAAGCCCTAGAAAAAGCAGCTGGAAGTAAGCTTAAAAAAATCATAGAACTTCTAACTAGTAATATATTTATGGGAGTTCTTGTTGGGACATTAGTAACAGCTGTAATCCAGTCATCAAGTGCCACTACGGTAATGGTAGTTGGTTTTGTTAATGCTGGTATAATGACATTGCCACAAGCAGTAGGAGTAATTATGGGTGCCAATATAGGTACGACAGTTACAGCCCAATTAGTATCAATAGATATGAACGGACTAGCTCCTGTAGCTTTAGGAATAGGTATTATTCTTTATTTATTCGGTGGGAAACCAAAAACTAAGCATATAGCAGAAGTTTTAATAGGATTTGGTATTCTATTTACAGGTATGGACTTTATGAAAGAAGCAGTTAAACCATTATCAGAGTATTCAGGATTTACTAGCGCATTACTTACTTTTGGTAAATATCCAATCTTAGGGCTATTATTAGGATTTGGAATAACAGCTATAATACAAAGTTCAAGTGCATCTATGGGTATGTTAGTTGTTTTAGCATCACAAGGATTAATACCACTTAATAGTGCACTACCAATATTATATGGTCAAAATATAGGTACTTGTGTTACTTCTTTATTATCAAGTATAGGTGCAAGCATAAGTGCGAAAAGAGCAGCACTTATACATTTAATATTCAATATACTTGGAACAGCACTATTCTTAATATTCTTAAATAAATTAGTTGTTAGTGCAGTAACTTATATGGATCCAAATAATGTTGCAAGACAAATTGCCAATGTTCATACAATATTTAATATAGCATCAACTTTAATTTTATTACCATTCAATAAATTTATAATAAAATTAGCTACTAGATTAGTGCCAGACAACCACACTGAAGATGATGATGTAAAAGTTGTTAAGTTTATAGATGATAGAATGATTGAAACACCTTCAATAGCATTAGTTAATGTGGAAAAAGAAACATTAAGAATGGGTGAAAAGTCTAAGCAAAGTTTAGATTGTGCTATGAAAAGTGTGCTGGAAAAGTCAGAAAAAGATATATCTATTACTTTAAGAAAAGAAAAAAGAATAAATGAATTACAAAAAATGATATTAAATTACTTGCTTAAATTATCAAAAGCTCCTCTAAATGAAGAATCAAGAGAAGTTATAGATTCATTATTTAATACAGTTAATGATATAGAAAGAATAGGAGATCATGCTGAAAATATAGCAGAATTAGCTCAAAATAGTATAACTAATGACGTTACATTCTCAGATCATGCAAGAAATGAGTTAAACGATATGTACAATAAAGTATTATCAACATATACTTATGCATTAGAATCTATGAGAACATCCGATGTGGATCTTGCTTGTAAAGTAATCAAAATGGAAGAACAAGTAGATATTATGGAAAAATCATGTAGAATAAACCATATGAGAAGATTAAATAATAATATGTGTAGTATAGATAATGGTATTATTTATTTAGAAGTAATAGCTAACTTAGAAAGAGTTTCAGACCACGCTGTTAATATAGCTCAACAAGTTATAGCACAAAGTGTAAATGAAAAATAG
- a CDS encoding glucose-6-phosphate isomerase, producing MNKIKFNYSKALDFFAKEEVDTLQPYVDVAHEMLHEKTGPGKDFLGWIDLPNNYNKEEFARIKKAAQKIQSDSDVLVVIGIGGSYLGARAAIECLGHSFRNSLSKDDRKAPEVYFAGNNISSTYLMDLIEIIKDKDVSLNVISKSGTTTEPAIAFRVLKEFLENKYGKEEAAKRIYATTDAKKGALKQVSDEEGYETFVIPDDVGGRFSVLTAVGLLPIAAAGFDIDEMMQGANDARIKYSTSNLEDNDCYQYAAVRNILHRKGKDIELLVNYEPNLHFVSEWWKQLYGESEGKDQKGIFPASVDFSTDLHSMGQYVQDGKRILFETVLNVEKPRKVVELKAEEKDLDGLNYLSEKTMDFVNEKAFQGTLLAHTDGQVPNLIIDIPTLNEYNFGYLVYFFEKACGISGYLLGVNPFNQPGVEAYKKNMFALLGKPGFEKEKEELEKRL from the coding sequence ATGAACAAAATTAAATTTAATTATAGTAAAGCCTTAGATTTTTTTGCTAAGGAAGAAGTTGATACATTACAACCTTATGTTGATGTTGCGCATGAAATGCTTCATGAAAAAACTGGTCCAGGAAAGGATTTTTTAGGTTGGATAGATCTTCCTAATAATTATAATAAAGAAGAGTTTGCAAGAATAAAAAAAGCAGCTCAAAAAATACAATCTGATTCAGATGTACTAGTAGTAATAGGAATTGGTGGTTCATATTTAGGGGCTAGAGCTGCAATAGAATGCTTAGGTCACTCATTTAGAAATAGCTTAAGCAAAGATGATAGAAAAGCTCCAGAAGTATATTTTGCAGGAAACAATATAAGTTCAACTTATTTAATGGACTTAATTGAAATAATAAAGGACAAAGATGTATCATTAAATGTTATATCTAAGTCAGGAACTACTACTGAGCCAGCTATAGCTTTTAGAGTTTTAAAAGAGTTTTTAGAAAACAAATATGGCAAAGAAGAAGCAGCAAAAAGAATATATGCAACTACAGATGCTAAAAAAGGAGCATTAAAACAAGTTTCTGATGAAGAGGGATATGAAACTTTTGTAATACCAGATGATGTTGGGGGAAGATTCTCTGTATTAACAGCGGTTGGACTATTACCAATAGCTGCAGCAGGATTTGATATAGATGAAATGATGCAAGGAGCTAACGATGCTCGTATAAAATATTCTACATCTAACTTAGAAGATAATGATTGCTACCAATATGCAGCTGTAAGAAATATATTACATAGAAAAGGTAAAGACATAGAACTACTAGTAAATTATGAGCCAAACTTACACTTTGTAAGTGAATGGTGGAAACAATTATACGGAGAAAGTGAAGGGAAAGATCAAAAAGGTATATTCCCAGCTTCAGTAGATTTCTCAACTGACTTACACTCAATGGGACAATATGTTCAAGATGGTAAGAGAATATTATTTGAAACAGTTTTAAATGTGGAGAAACCAAGAAAAGTAGTTGAATTAAAAGCAGAAGAAAAAGATTTAGATGGACTTAACTACTTAAGTGAAAAAACTATGGATTTTGTAAATGAAAAAGCATTCCAAGGTACTTTACTTGCTCATACTGATGGTCAAGTTCCAAACTTAATAATAGATATACCAACATTAAATGAGTATAATTTTGGATATTTAGTATACTTCTTTGAAAAAGCTTGTGGAATAAGTGGATATCTATTAGGAGTAAATCCATTTAATCAACCAGGTGTTGAAGCATACAAGAAGAATATGTTTGCTTTATTAGGTAAACCAGGATTTGAAAAAGAAAAAGAAGAATTAGAAAAAAGACTTTAG
- the htrA gene encoding serine protease HtrA yields MARKKGIGLVVVVAVICSVLSSFLTVILLKNNLSTSSGSSSSQSISINSKGKSTNVYQAVTEKAMPSVVGITTTVMSSDNMFSIPTESEGVGTGIVVDSNGYILTNSHVISDGEAKQVNVLFNDGSSANGNVVWYDSQLDLAVVKVNKTGLTPAELGDSDKVSIGDISIAIGNPLGLELQRTVTQGIISGLDRTIKTKQATMTGLIQTDASINSGNSGGPLLNERGQVIGINTAKTSEGESLGFAIPINQAKEIIQSVIKDGSYKKVTLGIKGYDASTYAAYAQSQGQQVATDEGVFVGEVVDNSPAKKAGVKAGDIIVKLGDTKLTSMSDLTKRLYEYKSGDKTTLVVNRDGKEVKLNVSF; encoded by the coding sequence ATGGCAAGAAAAAAAGGGATAGGATTAGTAGTAGTTGTAGCTGTAATATGCTCAGTACTTAGCTCGTTTTTAACAGTAATATTATTGAAAAATAATTTAAGTACGTCATCTGGCTCATCTTCATCACAAAGTATAAGTATAAATAGTAAAGGAAAAAGTACAAATGTATATCAGGCAGTAACAGAAAAGGCGATGCCGTCTGTAGTAGGTATTACTACAACTGTTATGAGTTCAGATAATATGTTTTCTATTCCAACTGAATCAGAAGGCGTGGGAACAGGTATAGTAGTAGATTCAAATGGATACATTCTTACAAACTCTCATGTTATTTCTGATGGAGAGGCTAAACAAGTAAATGTTTTATTTAACGATGGTTCAAGTGCTAATGGAAATGTGGTTTGGTATGATTCACAATTGGATTTAGCTGTAGTAAAAGTAAATAAAACTGGACTTACTCCAGCAGAACTTGGGGATAGTGATAAAGTTTCAATTGGTGATATATCAATAGCCATAGGTAACCCACTTGGATTAGAATTACAAAGAACAGTTACACAAGGTATAATAAGTGGCCTAGATAGAACTATAAAAACTAAACAAGCTACTATGACAGGTCTAATTCAAACAGATGCAAGTATAAACTCTGGTAATAGTGGGGGACCATTATTAAATGAAAGAGGCCAAGTTATAGGAATAAATACAGCCAAAACATCTGAAGGTGAAAGTTTAGGCTTTGCTATTCCAATTAATCAAGCAAAAGAAATAATACAATCAGTAATTAAAGACGGAAGTTATAAAAAAGTAACATTAGGTATAAAAGGATACGATGCATCAACTTATGCAGCTTATGCCCAGTCTCAAGGACAACAAGTAGCTACCGACGAAGGTGTATTTGTTGGAGAAGTAGTAGACAATTCTCCAGCTAAAAAAGCAGGAGTTAAAGCAGGAGATATAATAGTTAAATTAGGGGATACAAAATTAACAAGTATGTCAGACTTAACTAAACGTTTATATGAATATAAAAGTGGTGATAAAACAACTTTAGTAGTAAATAGAGATGGTAAAGAAGTAAAATTAAACGTAAGTTTTTAA
- a CDS encoding flavodoxin family protein — translation MKNLVVFYSLEGNTKLITDIIAQKTNADVLELKPKKKYHNSGFKKYFWGGRSVLFKEKPELSSYNINIDDYDNIFIGTPIWVGTYASPYNTFLNQETICDKNIYLFACHGGGGADKFYKNIKEMIPKNNFKGEIDFKDPLEEGKEEVLDKINTWLNNVYLNN, via the coding sequence ATGAAAAATCTTGTAGTCTTCTATTCATTAGAAGGTAATACAAAACTAATAACAGATATTATAGCCCAAAAAACTAATGCAGATGTGTTAGAACTAAAACCAAAGAAAAAGTATCACAATTCAGGGTTTAAAAAATATTTTTGGGGAGGAAGAAGTGTATTATTTAAAGAAAAACCAGAACTTTCATCATATAACATAAATATAGACGATTATGATAATATTTTTATAGGAACACCTATATGGGTTGGTACTTATGCATCTCCTTACAATACTTTTTTAAATCAGGAAACTATATGTGATAAAAATATATACTTATTTGCTTGTCATGGAGGTGGTGGAGCAGATAAATTCTATAAGAATATAAAAGAAATGATTCCAAAGAATAATTTTAAAGGAGAAATTGATTTTAAGGATCCCCTAGAAGAAGGTAAAGAAGAAGTATTAGATAAAATTAATACTTGGTTAAATAACGTATATTTAAATAACTAA
- a CDS encoding TylF/MycF/NovP-related O-methyltransferase produces the protein MNKIMIFGAGQAGNMISNWINGDFELLGFIDNDPNLCGKCKDGKRIYSAKESVKFMPDIIVIAVLNKEASEEIQLQLKLLDYKGMVFDINDFKHYIDIRLASLRLIASEINEQKLDGEVAELGVYKGKFASEINKLFPNKKLYLFDTFEGFYDEDLEIERSQGYSKAKEGDFSDTNVELVKDRLSYQEQAVFIKGHFPESIKENLPSFCFVSLDTDLYKPTYEGLKIFYPKLVKGGMIIVHDYNSSQFPGVKKAVKEYCSENNIFIVPLCDMHGSAVLTK, from the coding sequence ATGAATAAGATAATGATATTTGGAGCAGGTCAAGCTGGAAATATGATATCAAATTGGATAAATGGAGATTTTGAATTATTAGGATTTATAGATAATGATCCAAATTTATGTGGAAAATGTAAGGATGGCAAAAGAATCTATTCGGCTAAAGAATCTGTAAAATTTATGCCGGATATTATTGTTATCGCAGTTCTAAACAAAGAAGCATCTGAAGAAATTCAACTACAATTAAAGTTATTAGACTATAAAGGAATGGTATTTGATATTAATGATTTTAAACATTATATTGATATAAGATTGGCATCACTAAGATTAATTGCATCAGAAATAAATGAGCAAAAATTAGATGGAGAAGTTGCTGAATTAGGTGTATATAAAGGCAAGTTTGCATCAGAAATAAATAAACTTTTTCCAAATAAAAAACTATACCTCTTCGATACTTTTGAAGGATTTTATGATGAAGATCTTGAGATAGAAAGAAGTCAGGGGTATTCAAAAGCCAAAGAAGGAGATTTTTCAGATACTAATGTTGAGCTGGTAAAGGATAGACTTTCATATCAAGAACAAGCAGTGTTTATAAAAGGTCATTTTCCTGAAAGTATAAAAGAAAATTTGCCAAGTTTTTGCTTTGTTAGTTTAGATACTGATTTATATAAACCTACTTATGAAGGATTAAAAATATTTTATCCAAAGCTTGTTAAAGGTGGAATGATTATAGTACATGATTATAACAGTAGTCAATTTCCGGGAGTAAAAAAAGCTGTAAAAGAATATTGTAGTGAGAACAATATTTTTATTGTGCCATTATGCGATATGCATGGTTCGGCAGTATTAACAAAGTAA
- the feoB gene encoding ferrous iron transport protein B, with protein sequence MINVALFGNPNVGKTTVFNSLTGSNQYVGNWPGVTIEKKEGYLDDNIKIVDLPGIYAMDTFSNEEKVSKDFLEQGNVDVIVNIVDASNLDRNLYLTTQLMKYNKPIVILLNMVDLAEAKGIKLDYDKLGKNLNVTILPIVAKKKAGLENIKSVIENASKSSINYSVNFGNETETYKKIEEIISDATIVPSIKKKSISDRIDDVVLNPILAYPIFIGILLLLFKFTFDWVGGPLQEWLGEAIEAYVMTPVDGMLASSSLWFKSLIVDGVLGGVAGTLPFFPLIFTLFLGISLFEDSGYMSRAAFLMDRIMYRVGLSGKAFIPMVMGLGCSSPAIMATRTLESEKDRKITALISPLMTCGAKLPIYALFVSIFFPRHKAIVTTSLYILGVVVAILVALVLNKTVYKTQAEPFVLELPEYRVPTLSALLKNTWSKSKGFLIRVITVMFAMSVVIWFLSSFNLNGFTENINHSFLALFGKLLAPLFAPLGFTDWRISVSILTGLGAKEIVVNTMSVLFGSNLAKVLPTVFTGVTALSFLAFSALYTPCIAALATMRKEYGNKMMMISLSYQFILAWVVALLVNVIGNLILENNASIEYIIGGAIVLAAAFILFRMFKNKSNNKGGCSGCSSCPSSGSCHVKATNE encoded by the coding sequence TTGATTAACGTAGCTTTATTCGGTAACCCTAATGTTGGTAAGACTACTGTTTTTAACTCGTTAACAGGCTCTAATCAATATGTAGGTAACTGGCCTGGGGTAACAATTGAAAAAAAGGAAGGCTATTTAGATGATAATATAAAAATAGTAGATTTACCTGGTATATATGCCATGGATACTTTCTCTAACGAGGAAAAAGTATCGAAAGATTTTTTAGAACAAGGAAATGTTGATGTAATAGTAAATATAGTAGATGCTTCTAATCTTGACAGAAACTTATACCTTACTACTCAACTTATGAAATATAATAAACCAATAGTTATTTTACTTAATATGGTTGATTTAGCTGAAGCTAAAGGGATAAAATTAGATTATGATAAACTAGGTAAAAATCTTAACGTTACTATCCTTCCTATAGTAGCAAAGAAAAAAGCTGGTTTAGAAAATATTAAATCTGTAATTGAAAATGCTTCAAAATCTAGTATTAATTACTCTGTAAATTTCGGAAATGAAACTGAAACTTATAAAAAAATAGAAGAAATTATATCTGATGCAACTATAGTTCCTTCAATTAAGAAAAAATCAATAAGTGATCGTATAGATGATGTTGTTCTTAATCCTATACTTGCTTACCCAATTTTCATAGGAATTTTACTTTTATTATTTAAGTTTACTTTCGATTGGGTTGGTGGGCCTTTACAAGAATGGCTTGGAGAAGCAATAGAAGCTTATGTAATGACTCCTGTTGACGGTATGTTAGCTAGTTCAAGCTTATGGTTTAAATCCCTTATAGTTGATGGTGTTCTTGGTGGTGTAGCTGGTACTTTACCATTCTTCCCATTAATTTTCACTTTATTCTTAGGAATATCATTATTTGAAGATAGTGGATATATGTCAAGAGCAGCATTTTTAATGGATAGAATCATGTATAGAGTTGGTTTATCTGGTAAGGCATTCATACCTATGGTTATGGGACTTGGGTGTTCATCTCCAGCAATAATGGCAACTAGAACTTTGGAAAGTGAAAAAGATAGAAAGATAACAGCATTAATTTCTCCACTTATGACTTGTGGTGCCAAATTACCTATATATGCTTTATTCGTATCAATCTTCTTCCCAAGACATAAAGCTATCGTTACTACATCTTTATATATATTAGGAGTAGTTGTGGCAATATTAGTCGCTTTAGTATTAAACAAAACAGTATACAAAACTCAAGCAGAGCCTTTTGTTCTTGAGTTACCAGAATATAGAGTTCCTACTTTATCAGCTTTATTAAAAAACACTTGGAGCAAATCTAAAGGATTTTTAATAAGAGTTATTACTGTAATGTTTGCCATGTCAGTAGTTATATGGTTCTTATCATCATTTAACTTAAATGGATTTACTGAAAATATTAACCATAGTTTCTTAGCTTTATTTGGTAAGTTACTGGCTCCATTATTTGCTCCTTTAGGATTTACAGACTGGAGAATTTCAGTTTCTATACTTACAGGACTTGGTGCTAAAGAAATAGTTGTAAACACAATGTCAGTTTTATTTGGTAGTAATTTAGCTAAAGTTTTACCTACTGTATTTACTGGAGTTACAGCACTTTCATTCTTAGCATTTTCTGCACTATATACTCCATGTATAGCAGCTCTTGCAACTATGAGAAAAGAATACGGAAATAAAATGATGATGATATCTTTATCTTATCAATTTATACTAGCTTGGGTAGTTGCTTTATTAGTAAATGTAATCGGAAATCTTATACTTGAAAATAATGCTTCTATAGAATATATTATTGGTGGTGCAATCGTATTAGCAGCAGCATTTATCCTATTTAGGATGTTTAAAAATAAATCAAATAATAAGGGCGGTTGCAGTGGTTGTTCTTCTTGTCCATCAAGTGGTTCATGCCATGTAAAAGCTACAAATGAATAA
- a CDS encoding FeoA family protein encodes MTVYDLKVGQIGTINNIDGDERLAKRLLALGCIANTEIKIKKIAPLGDPIIVNFRGLNLALRKSDAKNIYLKDSEVI; translated from the coding sequence ATGACTGTTTACGACTTAAAAGTTGGCCAAATTGGTACAATTAATAATATAGATGGTGACGAAAGATTAGCAAAAAGACTTCTTGCTTTAGGATGCATTGCTAATACTGAAATAAAAATAAAGAAAATTGCTCCATTAGGAGATCCAATAATAGTAAATTTTAGAGGACTTAACTTAGCTTTAAGAAAATCTGATGCTAAAAATATTTATTTAAAAGACAGCGAGGTGATTTAG